The DNA window atttatagaataatattcgatattttttcttttgcatgtaaaaaaaatattgacatGAATTattccaaaataataaaacgAGGAGAATTTATATGCATTGAGTACCAACGTActcaagaataaataaaaagttaaaatatttaagttagcatcttttaataaattataactttaaataagttataattacATAAagagatataatttttaaaacataactttttattttaaaataatctcGTGaagtaactaataaaaatctagcTAATAATAAATggctcatttttttatattggttaaatatatgtgtaatacATTGTTATTGGAAGATTAGGTGTTTTTTTAATATGGTGTTTTATTCAAATCAGACGATCCgatttgtttgaaaaaaaataaattacaccctccgatttgtttaaaaaaaataaactacaaaTTGGAGGgtccaatttatatttttatatattttttttaaaataaaaatcgaaCGATCCGATTTcaacattaaattttttattttcgaaatcacAAATCGGACGTCTGATTTGTGATTGTTGGTTTAAAAAATGAAGCAAATCAGAGGCACCGAATTGTTTAAGCCATACCAGCGTAAAACTCACTCTTCTCACATTATTGTAAGATACActcctctctctcacacacatgaaaaagaaaaaacgacAATAAACTAATAAGGGCTTTTGAATTACACTCCatactaattaattatcatcaaccagtgattaattaatttttatttttaaaaaatataaaattaataattgttaATTGCAGTTATTTAAAATTGGCTGGTTAAAAATAGTTTCTCTATACTTCtccattttcaaaatatatctCACTTATGTTAATGTTAACATTACTCACACAATGTGTGCAGGATTCCAGAGAATGGAATAGGTGTGAAGATTTGCGGTTGGATCAAACCAGAGATAAAATTGTTGCTCTTTGCCACCTTTTCCTTGTGTATACACATTTGTATGAACTACGTACGGATCACCACTAAGATTTCCCAAGAACTCAAAGTCTATCTCATCCCATGATATTCCATCTGAACGTAACTACATGCATAGTTTGTTCACAACTAATCATACATAACTAAATGAATATgaatggaaaaaataaaaaataagcaaaTGACTTACGTAATAAGCAGTGACAGTGCCAGCAGAATTTCCAGGGACAAGCTTGATTTGCATGTCAATCTTGTCATACAGATACTCATTTTTGGATTGAAAGCCAGAGCCAGAAGCTCTGTCTAGAGACAGGGTAAGAATCTTGCCACTATTGAGAATCTTACCTCTACCGTCGCCCCAAGTGATATCAACTTGTTGGTTGAAATTGCTACCAGCCATAGAAGAAGAAGGCAAAGTGATTATTAGGAACAATGTTATGACAATCACAATCAATGCATCATTATTATTGTTCACACAAGCAGCAGCCATTAGACAAAACAGGTTTTTGTTTACGTGAGACACAACAGAATAATTCGTATTTATTTGTCATGAGAAGTAAATTGGTGTACTACAAATTTATAGTGACAACATTGGTATgtgttagaatttagaatttgaaaaaataagaataataaaaattagttggTGGTAAGATGAAGTGGGAAGATGACAGTTGGATAGCAAATTTAGTTTgtgtcattttttattttgtttcagtGGGCTATTAAATTATTAACAGAGCGGTGGTGGTCTCTGTGTGGACTCTGCCTGAATTAATAGAAAACCAAAGATTTTTTTGGCTTATTCAATCAATTCTTTTGATTCAAAATGGACTATGTTAAAGGTTTCGGTGACCTCTGCTCTGGTATGTTCCAGAGAACCTATTTCATTATTATCTTTGTTGAGTCAGCTTTAGAGACGCACTATTGTGTGTTTCTATTTGGTAATTCTTTTATCGGTGAAAAATTTAGgtgaaaatttaattaaatcagtGAAATCATCCAACGACTttcaaatatcaacttcacgtaaagtcgactGCACTTGAATTTCCACCTTTATATTTTAAGCTGCATGGTTTCAATGAtataaatttagatttttttagtaattttatctaaatataattttaaataatataatctaaataatatttaatttattacaatctattttaatataaaagtattCAAATATAAATCAAGTTAACACTAGTTCACtctttatcaaaatcaatttagaCAAATTCACGTTTTAAAACTTCAATTCAAATACAGTTATAGATTTTGTTAGAAGGAaagtaattattatttgaagGAAGATGAAGAACTCCGATATATCTGTTTGACCAAATGTTGGGGCTCCAAGTGTTTGGGTGATTGTGCTTTTATTCATGAATTGAGTTGGGCTTCAAGagtagtttttttaattaactggTTGTTATTGCATTTCACCACTACGCTCAAAATGAATTCTAGCAAATACAACCTGCactgaatattaattattatatcataTCAATTGTAAGAATTCACTGTaagtttgaaacaaaaaaaaacagaatGGATAATTGACAAAATGCCAAATATAATTGACATACTTATACACTTGGTAGTAAGGCATGGCTGTTTCACCGTCTAAACCACTTCCTGTTATAATTGACATCTGTTTCCACTATCACCTCACACTCACACACATTCTCTTTATTCATTGAATCTCTCGTCATCACATCAttcatcctcttctttttctctcctaaattcacaagaacaacatgcTTCTGCCTTATCCCACTAGTGTTGTTATGGTGGCACTATTCActatgacgatgatgatgatgttgtgcGGTGGCGATTTGCATAAGAACATTGACATAACATGGGGTAACGGGCGTGCCCAGATGCTCAACAATGGCCAGCTTCTTACTGTGTCCCTTGACGCTGCCTCTGGCTCTGGATTCCAATCCAAGGATCACTATCTTTTTGGCCACTTTCAAATTCAACTCAAACTTGTTCCTGGAAATTCTGCAGGCACTGTCACTTCTTTCTATGTATATTCACTCCTCCTTCCAATCTCTTTCAATTCTCTTCATAttattatgttaattaattttttaattaactaaatagAATGTTTACTAATGTAGTTACAATCAGAAGGATCAACTTGGGATGAAATAGACTTTGAATTCCTTGGAAATCTGAGTGGCAACCCGTATATTCTTCACACTAATGTAATCACGCAAGGTAAAGGTGGCAGGGAGCAACAATTCTATCTATGGTTTGATCCCACTTCTGATTTTCACACTTACTCAATTCTGTGGAATCCACTATGCATCATGTATgtatcaattagttaattagttaattaatctAAAGTCATGCATGTTTATTTGtttcatttaattaataatttgtgTACTCAGCTTATACGTGGATGGAATTCCTATTAGAGAATTCAAGAACTATGAATCAAGGAATATATCATTTCCAATGAAGAAACCAATGAGAATGTATGGAAGCTTATGGGATGCTGAAGATTGGGCTACAAGGGGTGGTCTAATCAAGACAAATTGGAGTGCAGCTCCATTCAttgcatattttaaaaatttttttgtcaatgCTTGTGTTGAGTCTACTCCTCCTTCTATTACGTCTTCTTGCACACACCCAAACAAAAAGAGTAATAATCATAATTCCGTTGGTGAAAAATGGATCACACAAGGGTTGAAGCCCTCTGAAGTAGACAAACTCAACTGGGTACACAAGAATTTCATGGTCTATAACTATTGTTCCGACTTAAAACGCTTCCCTCAAGGATTGCCGCTAGAAtgtaaaataaactaataatgtCAT is part of the Arachis duranensis cultivar V14167 chromosome 1, aradu.V14167.gnm2.J7QH, whole genome shotgun sequence genome and encodes:
- the LOC107459944 gene encoding xyloglucan endotransglucosylase/hydrolase protein 22 isoform X1; translation: MAAACVNNNNDALIVIVITLFLIITLPSSSMAGSNFNQQVDITWGDGRGKILNSGKILTLSLDRASGSGFQSKNEYLYDKIDMQIKLVPGNSAGTVTAYYLRSDGISWDEIDFEFLGNLSGDPYVVHTNVYTQGKGGKEQQFYLWFDPTANLHTYSILWNPAHIVFYIDGRPIREFKNLEGVGVSYPKNQPMKLYSSLWNADDWATRGGLVKTDWSQAPFTASFKNLKANGCVWSNGVSSCNLSSSNSSNNNNSWLSQQLDSNGQRKLKWVQKNYMIYNYCSDINRFPQGLPLECTLRTT
- the LOC107459944 gene encoding probable xyloglucan endotransglucosylase/hydrolase protein 21 isoform X2, which codes for MAAACVNNNNDALIVIVITLFLIITLPSSSMAGSNFNQQVDITWGDGRGKILNSGKILTLSLDRASGSGFQSKNEYLYDKIDMQIKLVPGNSAGTVTAYYLRSDGISWDEIDFEFLGNLSGDPYVVHTNVYTQGKGGKEQQFYLWFDPTANLHTYSILWNPAHIVFYIDGRPIREFKNLEGVGVSYPKNQPMKLYSSLWNADDWATRGGLVKTDWSQAPFTASFKNLKANA
- the LOC107459952 gene encoding xyloglucan endotransglucosylase/hydrolase protein 24; the encoded protein is MLLPYPTSVVMVALFTMTMMMMLCGGDLHKNIDITWGNGRAQMLNNGQLLTVSLDAASGSGFQSKDHYLFGHFQIQLKLVPGNSAGTVTSFYLQSEGSTWDEIDFEFLGNLSGNPYILHTNVITQGKGGREQQFYLWFDPTSDFHTYSILWNPLCIILYVDGIPIREFKNYESRNISFPMKKPMRMYGSLWDAEDWATRGGLIKTNWSAAPFIAYFKNFFVNACVESTPPSITSSCTHPNKKSNNHNSVGEKWITQGLKPSEVDKLNWVHKNFMVYNYCSDLKRFPQGLPLECKIN